The Planctomycetia bacterium genome window below encodes:
- the kdsA gene encoding 3-deoxy-8-phosphooctulonate synthase has product MIRFRPSVWKEPRLPNNPAQIGPYLVGRGRPLLLIAGPCVLETEDLALAIAHRLAEIAARHEVSLVFKASFDKANRTSGDSFRGLGLEAGLAMLDAVRRSTGLPVTTDIHEANQAAPAAEVCEVLQIPAFLARQTDLLAAAAATGRAVHVKKGQFMAPGDMRHVVAKLESSGCSNMMLCERGTFFGYGRLVNDMQAIPLMQALGAPVVFDATHSVQQPGGLGNTTGGNRAMIEPLARAAVAIGCDGLFFETHPDPASSPSDGPNMVPLDQFESLLERLLTIRRCVERFAVAP; this is encoded by the coding sequence ATGATTCGTTTTCGACCGTCGGTATGGAAGGAACCTCGTTTGCCGAACAATCCCGCTCAGATCGGCCCTTATCTCGTCGGCCGTGGTCGGCCGTTGTTGCTGATCGCCGGCCCTTGCGTGCTGGAGACCGAAGACCTGGCGCTCGCGATCGCGCATCGGCTCGCCGAGATCGCCGCTCGTCACGAGGTCTCCTTGGTCTTCAAGGCGTCGTTCGATAAAGCCAATCGGACCAGCGGCGATTCCTTTCGTGGGCTCGGGCTCGAGGCCGGCCTTGCGATGCTCGACGCCGTGCGCCGTTCCACCGGCCTCCCCGTAACGACCGACATTCATGAAGCGAATCAAGCCGCGCCGGCGGCCGAGGTTTGCGAGGTCTTGCAGATCCCGGCGTTTCTCGCGCGTCAAACCGATCTCTTAGCCGCCGCCGCCGCGACGGGACGCGCCGTGCATGTGAAGAAGGGACAGTTCATGGCCCCCGGCGACATGCGGCACGTCGTCGCCAAACTCGAAAGCTCCGGCTGTAGTAACATGATGTTGTGCGAACGGGGCACCTTCTTCGGCTACGGCCGGCTCGTCAACGATATGCAGGCGATTCCGCTGATGCAGGCCTTGGGCGCTCCTGTCGTGTTCGATGCTACGCATAGCGTGCAGCAGCCCGGCGGCCTCGGCAACACGACCGGCGGCAATCGTGCCATGATCGAACCGTTGGCACGCGCCGCTGTAGCGATCGGTTGCGACGGTTTGTTTTTCGAAACGCATCCCGATCCCGCGAGCTCGCCGAGCGACGGCCCGAACATGGTGCCGCTCGACCAATTCGAGTCGCTGTTGGAACGGTTGCTGACGATTCGTCGCTGCGTCGAACGCTTCGCCGTCGCTCCTTAA